The genomic segment TCCTTCTACTTAAGTGTGAGCCAGAATATGATTTATTGAAACCGTTCTTTATTGTTGTTGCTATAAATAGTTAAGGTCAGAAATGACAAATTCTGCTTCTATTGCAAAGCTGTCTCAGTTTTGATTAATGCTTAATCCCAGGACTCTCTTTAGGGCATCTTTCATGTCTTTGTTTCGGAGACTATAGATAAGGGGATTTAAGAGCGGAGTCACTGCTAAGTATATCAAAGTGATGATTTTCTGCATTACTGCTGGGTTCCTTGATGTTGGGCTGACATACATCACCATAAGGGTTCCATAGAACAGAGATACCACCATTAGGTGGGACCCGCCTGTGGAGAAAGCTTTAGTTCTACTAGCACGAGAAGGAAAACGAAGCACAACTCTGAGTACCAGTGTATAAGATCCTAAGATGGAAAGGAAGGGCCCAAAGATAATCATTGAGTTGAAGATGTAACAGATGAGCTCAGTGGAAGGAGCTGGGGTGCAGACCAGCGCAAACAATGGGCCTGGGTCACACACAAAGTGGTCAATGATGTTGGGTCCACAGAAGGGAAGTTGGGAGATAAGGACAATGGGGACTGGGTAGCAGAGAAATCCACTCACCCAGCAAACACAGACCAGGATCACACAGAACTTCCCAGTCATGATGGAGGGGTAATGTAGTGGGCGACAGATGGCCAGGTACCGATCATAGGCCATAACTGATAAGAAGAAACACTCTGCTGTaccaagtgaaaaaaagaaatagaattggaTGAAGCAGCCAGTGAAGGAGATGGTCTTGGTATCAGAGAGGATGTTGACCAGCATGTTTGGGACAGTGGAGGAAACATACCAGATCTCTAGGAAGGCAAAGTTTCCCAAGAAGATGTACATGGTCGTGTGAAGCTGCCTGTCCCATTTCACTGCACAGACAATAGCCCCATTCCCCAGCAGCGTCAGGAGATAGACCACCAACATTAACAAGAAGAAGAAGGTCTGCATTTCCCTTTCACCAGGGAAACCCAAGAGGACAAACTCAGTCACAAAATGCGTTGTTGTGTTCTGGGATCCCAAAGCTGttagagaagcaaaagctaatgCAGTGAATAATAATGAACATTTGTAGGTTTTGCTAACAAATAGCttgaaaaagtacaaaatatttatatgcaCATTGTCTCATTTGATCTTACTAATGCCCCTTTGAGCTATAGGGAGGtgtgttttatcctttttttacagataaggaaactgaattttAGAGAAATTTAATGTTTACTTGAATGTGCAAAGCCCATTTAGAGACTGATTTGAAACAAACCCCACTTCATTTCAAATGTTGCTATAACCCTGAGTCTCAGTAATGTTTTATCTTTCATGTTTAAATCATTACCCCTTGGATAGCCtacatacaaatataaacttTAGACACATCTTTTCACTTTGAAATAAGAATTGAGTATAAATCTGAAGCAAATAGCTGTATAAGTCCAATTAAAAAAGCAGATAAGAGTGGAAATACGGGGTGAGAGTCTGAAGCTTGCTTGCTTTTGCTGCTCTCAGGGAGGTGCTGCAAAACCCTAGGATTCTGTAAAATGGTTTGAAAAACATCTATCCAGCTTTCTCTAGGTCACATTCTGCTATGTGGCTTCTGGATTTGTGGAACAATTCAACCAACCACCCTCTTGAGGAGCTTTGGTTTTCCCAAAGCACTTCTTTTTGTTGAGAAAAATCTATCTCCTTTATTACTTGGGACTCCCCTTGTTGAAGCTACACAAAATAAGTCTAATTCCTCTTCCATTATGGTGATGGAGGGGGCTTAAATAACTGATGGCAGCTATTATGTCCTTTATACATGATTTTCTTTTGGAGGCcattattttcctgatttgtCTTCCCTCAAGCTACACTATTTCACTTCATGGCTAGACTCTTGAGGTAACTTGTAGCTGGGTATGTCAGTTTCTCTAGTATATGAAACCACTTGTCTTCCTTTTTGCTAGGAATTAAGCCCTAAACACCATAACTTGTCCATTCATCATGTTGCTTTTACCTAAACTAAATAATGACTTAGAGACATCACTTTAGGATGTGCTGAGACCAGAAAGATTTTTCTCATATTGGCTGATTTAGGAGTTGAGACAGGACTATAAACTTGGATATTTTGCTAATAACCTTCCTGAAACTATTGGTACAGGTTCATTTCTATATCCTAGAGTTTTCTTATTGAAGTTTAAGATATTTGGCTGGGTAAGCCACTATCAATATTTTAAGTTTAGTAACATTAACTACAAAAGTAGGATAATTggctctattatttatttattttattatttttattttttatttttttatttttttgggggtacaccaggttcaatcatctgtttttatacacatatccccgatcTATTATTTATTAATGTCATTGTTAAGATACTcacaaaatttcatccttttgcaATTTATACAGTCTTCAGCATGCAAGAGGCCTGCCTCTCAGTATTTGATCAAACCTGTAGCAACTCAGAGGGTAAATGTTTTATTGCAAAGGTAAATTTGGATACTTGTATTGATTacaatatttttagaatgatGAGAAAAACTGCCTATAATAAACATGgctaataaacatgaaaatttaaattttgtccaAGTGGTTTAGTTCAGTGAACTATAATTATTATGACTGTATATATCAGAATTTATAGGAGAGTTATAGTTTCAAATATGCTTTCAGTAACTATACCTATATTTGCCAGACCACATGCTGTCATTTTGGTTGGAAAATATAGTTACTGGGCTTACAATAAAAAAAGTTGAATGTTGAATTTAAATTGTAGCACATTatccatttacttattcatttaggCATTTTACAAATGTTTATTCACCTTTTATTTCTAGCAGTGTGCTAAATTCTGGGGCACAAttgtaaacaaagaaaataaaattcatcccTTTTTGGAATTTATGGTTTATAAAAGCAATCAAGACTGCCGCTTATATCTGTATAGTCATTCCTGTATGTGACTGAGGCTTCCTTCAGCTGTGTGTTTCACAGCATGCCAAACTATATGCTTTGGGCCTGAAAAAGATACTTATTCCAGCTAGGAATAACTTAGATAAATCTACATATTGAAGGAAGTAGCATGATAGCAAACTTTATTTGACATAAATGAGATGTTTTGGGCTTTTCAAGACAGTAGGCAGAGACATGAGACATGAATTGATTTACTCTACTCACACGGCAGAAAGTTCTTGGCACCAAGAAGAGAAATATAATTCCAATTCATGGTTTTTGACCTGGAACCAGGCCTCATAAGCCTTAACTCCCAGCTGGTCATTTGACTTCATAATGTCCAAGACCTTTTGACATTTGTGCTACAGTGAAATTTTAGTTATCTGTAGAATACAGGATCAGAGAAAGATGGGTAAATGAACTTCACAGATAATTTGAAATCTCTGCATCCATTTCTACTGCCTCCACCTCCAAAGTATATCTGTTATATGCTCAAATGATAAATTTAAATCCAGCTCTTTCATCTTTCTATCACCTCAAGTGATACAATAATTGAACAGttggagagaagaagaggaaaaaggaacctAGGCAATTCTTTCTGTATGAACTAATAAGGAAGCCAGATCCTCACACCCCCCACCACTTGCTTAGGATTTAAGCAACTTACTCAGAGAAgagcactttaaaaattataattgcaaggattcttctttctttaaatatttatattttaaggttAATCTGTAGATAAACCCAAAGGACGTGAGAGTCTGTTGGCTTACTTCTTTCTCAGTTTCTGCTTGCCACTTGTCACTTGCCAATAACTCTGAAAGAATAAGAACAGCCTGCTTTAATTGCTCGTGCTGAAGGATGTTTGTCAATCAAAACTTCACTGATGGAAATtccttagtggtccagtggttaggactccatgctctcactgccaagggcccaggttcaacccctggttggggagctaagatcctgcaagctacatggccagaaaacaaaaaaaaatacaaaaaacgggggcttccctggtggaatCTGCACTGGtggagaatccacctgccaatgcaggggacacaggttcaagctctgggccaggaagatcccacatgccacggagcaactaagcccgtgcaccacaactactgagcttgcgctctagagcccttgagccacaactattgagccctcaagccacaactactgaagcctgtgcatctagagcctgtgctctgcaacaagagaagccactgcaatgagaagcccgcacaccacaacaaagagttgcccccactcactgcaactagagaaagcctgtgtgcagcaaagaagacccagtacagccaacaaataaatagattaactaactaactaactaaataaaaaatctttGTGGTTGATAGAAAGAATACCCATATGAATGTCATGGCACgtgtacaaagaaaaataaaggaataaataaaatatatgctaaaaaacaacaaaaaacaaaaagcaaaacaacttCACTGACAATATTAGAAAGAAAGTGGTTCAAGACTCAGGCTACAATCTAACCGAAGGAAATTTAATGCTCCCTCCAAAATATCCAAGACATTTGAGCACtattttccctaagtgagttgtaTAGTGGGAACTCTGTGATACCAGAGTGAGCCCTTAATGTGAATGTTTCACCCAAGAACTCTGTAGGAGTATGAGAGAAGAGAACTGCAGGCCCTAACATATTATTCCTACAaagaacaaaggaacaaagagtTAATAGATTCATGGAAGAATAGCATGCTCTTAGTATCTGACAGCTGTGGGTGTATGGGAGGAGTGGTGCACTGATGCAGGCAGATTTTCCTTACATACCTGATGGTATTTCTGTCTCTCAGAGGAGGTTGTGAGAGCATCTCTAGCCACAAGATTGTCCTCATTACCCAATCTAATAGCTTATTCATGGATAGAGAGCAGCATTTGTGGCTCCAGAGACTTGCTTCCTTTAGTATTCTGAAccaaatgaaatgtatttttcgTGTCAGTGATTATTAAGAGCTTACAAGTCTCTCTTGAATAGGTTCCATAGTTCCCCAGTGTGCTCACTGGGAGGCACCTAGTTCCCTGTGCATGTATCTCTGTGCATGCATCTAATCCTAcctatatttgtttatatttccccCAGTGGTTTAACTAGTGATATACAGAGGTCTGGATAATTATCCAAGAGAAGCCaggaaaattttcctttttgtggtgaTAACCTTGCTATAAAGAACTGATGTGAGTGTGGGAAGGGAGGTGGAGAGTGGAACAGGTTaatgggagaggaaagaaaaaaggagagaaagagaaagaatatgtgtgcatgtaagagtgtgtgtgtgtgtgtgtgtgtgcatgtgtgatcTTTTCTCCAAGGGACATCCACTTCATTCTTGGTGTCTAACTTGTAAggacttaaattaaaaaaattctttgtctATACCGTGTTACTTAATTTTGGTACATTCGACATAGAATAAAGAATCTCCTTTCTCAATTTTAAGGATAGCTTGAGCACATTTGTTTGAAAAAATTGAGTTTTTGTATAAGTGGATTTGTAATGCTGTTGACTGGTATGATGCAATATTAGTGAAAATGAAAGTTTAGCACTGTAAATCGTTCAGAGACGGGAagtatgatttctttcattgataTCAGGTGAAGGAGAGCAAACATGGTGAGGCAGAGAACCTCAGGGGAAGATGAATTCAAACACAGCAAGAACTCAAGTAGAGAATACTACTCACTTTGGAAGTGAGGCTGTGTAAGGACAGAGCAGCTTCTAAAAAATGTAGTCCCTGTACTAGCAGTATTAACGTCACTCgagaacttgttaaaatgcaagttCTCAAGCCCTACCCAAACCTAGTGAATCAGAAACtctcagggtggggcccagaaacCTCTTTTTAAACAAACGTTCATGTGGTTCTGATGCATGCTGAAGTTTGACACCTACTGTGTAGATCATTAAGGTCTGGATTAAGGATGGGTATATTTGAAATAGCTTCTAAGTTTGGGAAGGATTTCAGTAGGATCAGGAGTTAGTTGAGCATGGTTTGGAGAGAGGATGAAGAATGATATTTGTTGGGATATTTGACACTTGAAGCTGATTTTTAGGTGATGTTGTTATCTAGAAAATCAGGCTTAGATTTAAGCATccgggagaatttttttttttaaagaacttttattgagatacagttaacagacaataaactgcacatatttagagtgtacagtttggtatcccaatctcccaattcattcctccccaaccctctccactttccccacttggtgtccatatgtttgttctcgacatctgtgtctctatttcaagCATCTGGGAGACTTTTGAAGGAGACCCCGGGATAGGCAGGGAAATGGCGGAAAAGATTATTCAGGCATCATGTGAAAGGGAGTGACCTTGGATAAAAAGGGGGCACTGGGTGGGAACAGAGTTGAACATAAAgagatggtggggggggagggtaaTAGAAAACTAGGACACATAAAATCTAGGTCCTAGCCTGAGTGTTTTCACTTACTAGTTGTAAGAGCTTGTTGAgtacattttttcaaatattagatACATACTCACCTTCTCTGTGTTCTCCATAGGGCTGatatgagaatgaaatgagataacaGATATGAAAATGTTTCATAAACGTTTATATTATCATAATGTGATTAAGTCTGATTCAAGAGCCTCAGGAGTGGATTCCTAACTCCATTATCTCTCAAGATTGTCATCCAGAATGAGAATTTCCTTTCTGAGAGTGTAGGAGGACTTTCCATTCCTCGTGGGTAAACCAGTTCCCTgactcttccccttccccaaacATATATCCCAAAGATCAGGTTGCAGATACAAATTCCTCTAacaagaaataaagttttatttggcAACTAGaaataagagttttaaaatgCCCACGCCTCTCTTTAGTCTATTGTCAATGAAACAACTGTGGGGAtgacccttttaaaatgtaaatgggaTTCTgttactcctctgctcaaaacggCTTCCCATCTCATACAGAATTAAAAGTTTTTACTATGGCTCACAAAGTCCTGCAACATTTGGCCCTCTGTAAACTCTCTTTGACTTCATCTCCTATACTTTCCCCCTTAATCTCTCTACTCCATCCAAACCAAACTATTTGCTGTTCCTGGAATACAATCCTACCTTTAGGATCTTATAGAGAATTtacctccctctgcctggagtgcttTCCCTCAGCTGTCTGCACGGCTTATTCCCTCATCTCCTTCAAGCTTTTGCTTAAATGTTGCCTTCTCGGTGTGGCCTTCCCTGatcatcttatttaaaatttcagcctCTTCTCCCACACTTCCTatcctccttcccctttctccacctTGCTTATCACTCTCCAGCATgctatatttttacttattttttttattgtctgtccCTCCCTAGAAATTAAGCTCCACACAGGTAGTGTTTTTGACCATTTTGGTCATAGTGTATCTCTAATGTTTACAAGAGTGTCTAGAAtaaagtagatgctcaataaatttttgttgaatgaaaaaattactgttttataTGATGTTAAAGCATCACTTATATAAGCATGAAACTTTCAGTCCCTAATCTGGAAGATTCTCAACCATGAAGAGCTAAGCGGATAAGAAAGTTTTTCTGTTACTAAATCTAGTAGGTATGTATCCATTAGGTATTTAAATTAGATTacttattcactttaaaaaatattgtactaTCTTAAGAAATGCCTTGAGTATGCCAATGACGGTCACCTGGGATAACTTCTCTTGTTCTAGCTTCACCTCCATTCCCCAATAATCAAAACTATAACAGTGTGTGAAATAGGACAAATGTAATGCCCTCATATTACTATCTAAGAAGTTATTCATGTTGAAAATATTATTGTTACACTTAGAATGGAATCTGAATCAGCTATGGTTTAGTTCTGCCAGGTTAGTTGAAGAATAAAACATGGGTGGACTCCACTGaaaaatatcttctttaaagTGTGCACTGGAGAATTAGCAGCATATATGAAGTCTTTCTTAATTAATCTTTTATTCCTGGACAATGGTTTGCTTGTTCTCATGTAGATTAGTTTTTGTTCATTCTATTCTCAAGACTTTCTTCAGTGCAGCCTTCATCTCCTTGTTTCGTAAGCTGTAAATCAGGGGATTTAAGAAGGGAGTCACCACAGAATAGAACAAAGTTATAATCTTCTGAATTTCAGCTGAGTTATCAGCTGTAGGGCTCACATACATTGCCAAAAGAGCCCCAAAGAATAAGCACACCACTGTCAGATGTGATCCACAGGTGGAAAAGGCCTTCTGCCGGCCAGCTGCTGAAGGGACTTTCAACACAGTTATCAATAAAAGGGTGTAGGAGCCAAGGATGTACAGAAGAGTTAGCATGATGATGAAGGAGCTCAAGATATAGAAGATAATCTCAGCGACAGGAGCTGGGGCACAGGACAGAGCCATCAGTGGCTCCATGTCACACATAAAGTGGTCGATGGTGTTGGGCCCACAGAAAGGCAATTGAGAGAGCTGCACAGTGGAGACAGAGTAGCTAAGGAACCCAAACACCCAGCAAAGAGACATCAAAATAGAGCAGAGTCGTTGGGTCATGATGGTTGGGTAGTGCAATGGGCGGCAGATAGCGAGGTACCGATCATATGCCATGATGCAGAGGAAATATGCCTCAGTTGTACCAAGGGAAGTAAAAAAATATAACTGGAGGAAACAGCCAACAAAAGAGATGGTTTTTGTCTCTGAGAGGAAATTGACTAGCATCCTGGGCACAGTGGAGGTAATGTACCAGATTTCAAGGAAAGCAAAATTCCCTAGGAGAATATACATTGGGGTATGGAGCTGTTGGTCCCACCTCACAGCACAAACAATGGTCCCATTTCCCACCATGGTGAATATATAGACCCCAAAGAACAGTGAAAAGAGCAAACATTGTAACTCTTGACAACCAGGGAAGCCTAGGAGGACAAACTCAGTCACGGTGCTTGTCGCTGAGTTGTTCATGAATCCCAGGActgcagagaagacagaaaacaccAATATataagttgttttgtttcttgaaaaactTGTAGGAAACCCGTGCAAGATACATACATTGGCTGTTTGGCAATTAGTTTGGAATAACCCATCTATTAACTCCTACCTCTTATTTAAAAGCCACCAACAAACAATCTTGG from the Hippopotamus amphibius kiboko isolate mHipAmp2 chromosome 2, mHipAmp2.hap2, whole genome shotgun sequence genome contains:
- the LOC130844650 gene encoding olfactory receptor 11H6-like; this encodes MENTEKLFVSKTYKCSLLFTALAFASLTALGSQNTTTHFVTEFVLLGFPGEREMQTFFFLLMLVVYLLTLLGNGAIVCAVKWDRQLHTTMYIFLGNFAFLEIWYVSSTVPNMLVNILSDTKTISFTGCFIQFYFFFSLGTAECFFLSVMAYDRYLAICRPLHYPSIMTGKFCVILVCVCWVSGFLCYPVPIVLISQLPFCGPNIIDHFVCDPGPLFALVCTPAPSTELICYIFNSMIIFGPFLSILGSYTLVLRVVLRFPSRASRTKAFSTGGSHLMVVSLFYGTLMVMYVSPTSRNPAVMQKIITLIYLAVTPLLNPLIYSLRNKDMKDALKRVLGLSINQN
- the LOC130845984 gene encoding olfactory receptor 11H7-like, with translation MNNSATSTVTEFVLLGFPGCQELQCLLFSLFFGVYIFTMVGNGTIVCAVRWDQQLHTPMYILLGNFAFLEIWYITSTVPRMLVNFLSETKTISFVGCFLQLYFFTSLGTTEAYFLCIMAYDRYLAICRPLHYPTIMTQRLCSILMSLCWVFGFLSYSVSTVQLSQLPFCGPNTIDHFMCDMEPLMALSCAPAPVAEIIFYILSSFIIMLTLLYILGSYTLLLITVLKVPSAAGRQKAFSTCGSHLTVVCLFFGALLAMYVSPTADNSAEIQKIITLFYSVVTPFLNPLIYSLRNKEMKAALKKVLRIE